Proteins from a genomic interval of Nitrosomonas sp.:
- the mutL gene encoding DNA mismatch repair endonuclease MutL, whose amino-acid sequence MRTIKLLPDGLINQIAAGEVVERPASVLKELMENSIDAGATEVSVEIHQGGFKQIRITDNGTGIAAEELPLALMRHATSKIDSQEDLQNITSLGFRGEGLASIASVSNLLLVSRHLTGEHAWQIRAEGTRLLPIEPSAHAVGTTVEVSDLFFNLPARRKFLKTESTEFAHCEAIFQRIALSHPGVTFSLKRNGKLRHHYPAAEIHSRILVILGEEFTQAAIRFDELSAGVGLCGMLALPAYSRATSDTQYFFVNGRFIRDKLITHALREGYRDILHHDRHAAFVLYLDIEPGQIDVNVHPTKIEVRFHESRAIHQFIYHAVSKALASRRGSDAATLMMPKPLSPNPPDQTGEQQQATDDRLTQHGFKGSSHYQQQSLPIRTIAQSPAPFYEILYGNQTETVDVRGNHSSEHGETAPPLGFAIGQLHGIYLLAQNTKGLVLVDMHAAHERIVYEQLKTSLDQRKPAVQRLLIPVTFHTDSLDMATAEENQPLLQDLGFEIAWLSATSLVIRAVPAMLQDANIEKLTRDVLQEIREGNPKLLLTAQYNELLAKIACHGAVRANRQLTLTEMNALLRKMEQTDRADQCNHGRPTWFEISQAELDKMFMRGK is encoded by the coding sequence ATGCGCACCATTAAACTACTCCCCGATGGCCTGATCAATCAAATCGCAGCTGGAGAAGTGGTTGAGCGTCCGGCTTCTGTTCTGAAAGAGCTGATGGAAAACTCCATTGACGCTGGCGCCACCGAAGTTTCTGTAGAAATCCATCAAGGTGGGTTTAAACAGATACGAATTACCGATAACGGCACAGGAATTGCTGCAGAAGAGTTACCCCTGGCATTGATGCGGCATGCCACCAGCAAGATTGACAGCCAGGAAGATCTGCAGAACATTACCAGCCTGGGTTTTCGTGGTGAGGGACTGGCCAGCATTGCCTCGGTATCCAATCTGTTGCTCGTCAGCCGCCACTTGACCGGTGAACATGCCTGGCAAATCAGGGCGGAAGGAACACGCTTGTTACCAATTGAGCCATCTGCCCATGCCGTTGGTACCACTGTTGAGGTAAGCGATCTTTTTTTCAATTTACCTGCCCGCCGCAAATTTCTCAAAACCGAATCAACTGAATTCGCGCATTGTGAAGCCATTTTTCAGCGGATCGCACTGTCACATCCCGGCGTGACCTTCAGTCTGAAGCGAAATGGAAAACTGCGTCATCACTATCCAGCAGCAGAAATCCATTCACGCATTTTGGTCATATTGGGTGAAGAATTCACACAAGCTGCCATCCGCTTTGATGAACTCTCCGCTGGCGTCGGATTATGTGGCATGTTGGCGTTACCAGCTTATTCCCGTGCAACGAGTGATACGCAGTACTTTTTTGTCAATGGTCGCTTCATCCGCGACAAGCTGATAACACATGCCTTGCGCGAAGGCTACCGGGACATACTGCATCACGATCGCCACGCCGCTTTTGTGCTGTATCTGGATATTGAACCTGGGCAGATCGATGTCAATGTGCATCCAACCAAAATAGAAGTCCGCTTCCATGAAAGCCGCGCGATTCATCAATTTATTTATCACGCTGTCAGCAAGGCACTGGCATCTCGGCGTGGTTCAGATGCGGCTACGCTCATGATGCCCAAGCCACTCAGCCCGAACCCACCTGACCAGACCGGCGAACAACAGCAGGCTACAGATGACCGGCTGACTCAACATGGCTTTAAAGGAAGCAGCCATTACCAGCAACAAAGCCTGCCGATTAGAACGATTGCGCAGTCACCCGCGCCATTCTATGAAATTCTGTATGGCAACCAAACTGAAACAGTTGACGTGCGTGGCAACCATTCATCCGAACATGGGGAAACCGCTCCACCTCTTGGCTTTGCTATCGGTCAGCTTCATGGTATTTACCTGCTGGCGCAAAATACGAAAGGATTGGTCCTGGTAGATATGCATGCCGCACACGAGCGTATCGTTTACGAACAGCTAAAAACCTCGCTGGATCAACGCAAACCAGCAGTACAACGTTTATTAATACCCGTAACATTTCATACTGACAGCCTCGACATGGCAACTGCTGAAGAAAATCAGCCGCTTTTGCAGGATCTGGGTTTTGAAATAGCATGGCTATCCGCCACCTCGCTGGTAATCCGCGCGGTTCCCGCCATGTTACAGGATGCCAATATTGAGAAACTGACACGGGACGTGCTGCAGGAGATCAGGGAAGGCAATCCCAAACTGCTGCTAACTGCGCAATACAATGAGTTACTGGCCAAAATAGCATGCCATGGTGCTGTACGTGCCAATCGCCAGCTAACTCTAACTGAAATGAATGCGTTACTGCGGAAAATGGAGCAAACCGATCGCGCCGATCAATGCAATCATGGACGACCCACCTGGTTTGAGATCAGCCAGGCAGAACTTGATAAAATGTTCATGCGCGGCAAATAA